The genomic stretch CTTCTATAATTGTCCCCCTGGCTCTGATAGGTCCCCAGCTTTCAGGTGGCTATTATGGGACCTCTCAGCTTCTATAACAATATGAGTTAGTTCCtttaaataaatcatatattGGTTCTGTTTATTGGAAGAATCCTTACTAATACATGCAATAATTTTACTTATACCCCTGACACTAACCTAAGTGCACAAAGCAGTGGGCACAAGGCTGATAGGAGTGATGAGGAAACCTTATAAAAGGCAACAGATTTgtgtctcagtgattaagagtgcttgctgctctttcagtaAATGGCAAATGAACTAAgcagaaacttttttttattttttattttttttgagacagggtttctctgtgtagttttggaggctgtcctggaactcactctgtagaccaggctggccttgaactcacagagatccacctgcctctgcctcctgattgctgggatcaaaggtgtgcgccaccaccacccggtccCACTTGTTAATTCTTGTCCCTAGTTGTTTAGTACATGGAGTCCTATCAGAAGGCTTTCCTACACCTATACcatgtgttttcttctagcagtttcagtgtAGGTGTTTGATCTCCTTGGAGTtagttttgtgcagagtgataaaGGCTTTAATCTCATTCTTCTACATATGaacagcttgttttctttttttagcagTGTATGgaggctttttatttatgtgttttacaTCTCTAGAAAAAGCATCCCAGGATTTTCCCTCCTGTGTGTTTTCATCTTGCTTCTTCATGGTCCATGATGCCAGCTGAGGTTGTCAGTACAGTGAAGCCAAACTGACGGGACAGGAGCAGATTGTTCTGCCATTTTTCTAAGTCTTTGAGCCACACATCAAATCTAGGGCTGATCACTCCACACTTGTTCAACCTGCCTGTGAGGTTCACAACCATTTTCCCAGCTCTGTGGTCATCGATGATTTCAAATTCACCAATGTAACCAGACTTCATCATCACAGTTAGGAACCGAACAATgactttggagcagggcctgatAAGGACCTGGCGTTTGCCTCTCTTCTCAGTATTGTTGATGCTCTTCAGAGCATCAGCTAGGACATTCATGCGCACCTTGGTGATGGCTCAGAAAGATGGTGGAAAGAGGGAGCACAGCCTGTTTTCTGTCCCCGCatcaattgttgaagatgctgcctTTATTCCAGTGAATTTTTTATATCTTAATCAAATACTAGATGGCTACAATTATACATAACATGTTTGCATCTACTTTGTTTCATTAGTCTGCATGTCTGCTTGTGTGCCAGTACCGTATTGTTTTTACTACTGTGGCCCTGTAACATATCTTGAGATTGGAATTAGTAATCCTTAACTGTACTGTTCTTTTTGCCCAAGATGGTTTTGACTATTTGAAGTCTTTTGTGGTTCTATGtgaattttagggttttttttttttcttctttttctgttaagAATGAGGTATGAGGATTTTGGTTGGGATTGCAATAAATTTATAAATGGCTTCTGAtagaatggtcattttcacaatattagttctaccaatccatgagctaGGGATGTGGAACTAGCTTTTTCGTGGGCTTCcaactcacaaataatgacatggagacttattaattgtgaaagcttggccttagcttgtctCACTAGGTCTtatttaaatcaacccatatttttattaatctacattttatcaCATGAATTTTACCTCTCACCCATTGTGACTCTGCACCTTGATGGCATCTCCTCTCTTGCCTAGATTCATCTGGAATTTCCCGTCTCTGCTCGAAAGTctatctctcctgcctacctaatgggcattcagctctttattaaaccaatcacagcaatacatcttcacagtgtacaaatatcgcAAAACAGGCacgtctttccattttctagtgtctttctttgtctctatttTCAAAGGtatgttttcattgtagaggGCCTTCACTTCTTGGTTAGATGTATTCtaactcttttattttctttgagactaTTATGAATGGAAGTGTGTCCATGatctttttctttgtatgtttgttgttggtgtgtagaaaagctattgatttgTGCAAGGTGATTTTTATACTTTGCCAATTGCTGAAATTGTTGattgtttctagaagttttctggtagaatttttgggatctCATATAACACTGTGTCATCTTCAAATAGGAACAGTCTGACTTCTTCTTTCCTTATGTgtatccttttaatttttttctcttgcctTATTTATCCATCTCATATTTTGAACACAATATTGAAAAGCAGTGGAGATAGTTCTTGATTTTGGTAGGACTACATCAAGATTTTCCCCTTTTAGGATGATGTTGGTCATGGGTTTCTCatatataacttatttttttggttttggtttcctgtttttttattttattttatttttctagacgggggtttttctgtaggtttggaaactgtcctggaactctctttgaagaccaggctgaccttgaactcacagagatccacctgcctctgcctcccgagtgctgggattaaaggcgtgtgccaccaatgtccggcattttttttggtttttcaagacagggtttctctgtgtaacagtcctagctgtccttgaacccactttgtagactaggctagtcttgaactcaaagatccacctgcctctgcctcccaagtgctgaactcacagagatcttcctgcctctacctccggagtgctagaattaaaggtgtgtgccaccaccacttagctttcatataaaactttaaatatgtGAGGTATGTTCCCTGTAGTCCTATTTTCTCTAGGGCTTTTATCgtgaaggcatgttggattttgtcaaagactttttctgcctctaatgaaatgatcatatgctttttgtctttatttccatTATGTGGTTTATTGCATTCATTAGCTTGTGCATTTTAACCATATTTGAATCTCTGgtataaagccaacttgatcttttgatgtatatttgtatttggtttgcaaatattttattgaggatttttacATTTATGCTTCATCAGGGATATTGGCCTATAGTTTTTCTGTTATGTCTTTACCTggtgtggcagtttgaaagaaaatggcccccaaagtgagtggcactattaggaggtgtggccttgttgaaggaagtgtatcactgtggaggtggactctgaggtctcatatatgctcaagccacacccagtgtctcagaccacttcttgttgcctttgggttaagatgtaaaactctcagctccttttccagcactgtgtctgcctgcatgctgccatgtcccaccatgatgataatggaaaaacatctctgaactgtaagccacctcaattaaatgttttttttttttttataagagttgccgtagtcatggtgtctcttcacagcaatggaaactttAACTAGACACCTGGATTGAGTACTAGATTAATATTGGTTTGATAGAAGGAGTTTGAGATGgctgcttcttcctctctctgtctgtgtctattctctcttccttctccttctttgaatactttaagaaaaattatCTGTAGCTAATCTTTGAAAATCTAGTAAAATATTTCTATGTACCCATCTGGGTGTAGACTTATTTTTAGTTGAAAGGCTGTTTATTACTGCCTTACTTATTACTTACTTGTCACTGTGCACATGTGTTGTAGGTCTGTTTAGGTTGTTGAGCTCACCTTGCTGTAATTTTGGTTGGCCATATCtagaaatttgttcatttcttttagactcacagagagagagagagagagagagagagagagagagagagagagaataattgaAATTAAAGCAGAAATACAGCCCAGGTGTCAGTAAGATTGTCAGAGACCAAATCTCCCAAGTCACTAGTATCCATATGCTTGAATTCTTTGgttgtattttatttagttagttagtggGGAGAGGGTTCATACCATATCAtgggtgtggtcagaggacaaatttcagcagtcagttctctccttttcttcatctCTGTGGGGAACAGTTGCTCACCATAGGATGagctt from Cricetulus griseus strain 17A/GY chromosome X, alternate assembly CriGri-PICRH-1.0, whole genome shotgun sequence encodes the following:
- the LOC100764272 gene encoding 40S ribosomal protein S15a-like produces the protein MNVLADALKSINNTEKRGKRQVLIRPCSKVIVRFLTVMMKSGYIGEFEIIDDHRAGKMVVNLTGRLNKCGVISPRFDVWLKDLEKWQNNLLLSRQFGFTVLTTSAGIMDHEEAR